A genomic segment from Hippoglossus stenolepis isolate QCI-W04-F060 chromosome 3, HSTE1.2, whole genome shotgun sequence encodes:
- the nisch gene encoding nischarin isoform X1 encodes MEPGPFPRDLPQRQVCVVGSELVENYTVYIIEVMDGEHRWTVKHRYSDFHDLHEKLAAEKKVDRRLLPPKKILGKNSKSLVERRQKELELYLQTLLQQFPQATPTPLASFLHFHLYEINGITAALAEELFHKGEQLLQAGEVFSLHPLQLYSVTQQLRLAKPTCCNGDAKTDLGHILDFTCRLRYLKISGTSGPVGTSNIQENSLPFDLSVFKSLLQIEISQCSSQQIQGLSSLRSSLATMSIHHCSETMTSILVPEASEFSQWEPEGAESGCPVTAVIPVWKNLTTLDMSHNSISTIDSSVKLIRQVEFLDLSHNQLTSVENLQHLYNLVHVDLSYNSLRVLEAAHTRLGNIKTLSLAGNQLDRLTGLTKLYSLVNLDLSHNQLAQLEEIRNICSLPCLEKLNLSSNPMCIIPDYRTKVLAQFGDRAAEVCLDSNVTTEKELDTVEVLKAIQKAKEVKDRMSSSDKKISEETRLSAAAPPHLSSSSPPSSSSSSSSSSCCSSALAPPAVTSSSSSSSSTSASSCPAQQAACPSQEVTIREEAAVSPSVLPPVAAAPPPESFNTNTHLPSAEPTQVTRQQPTVCLTEHTNCGAPSSITSTTTSTTTTTTTAAAAAAAAATASSVCCLCSSSSSRPVEISCATCSATWCPLLPSHLLSLSSNKDFTTHLSQCLSATLKEEKKKRNEQEERKDVTRSECNEVQSHEESTELDSPSPGSGDGYFEMGLDDSVEELVCSSSMSLTVPSAEEPGGHPGEPCAEEQEEMHISRVLWCYCLQVEEEVEQREACLVLTDRLLGILHLSNSFSWTNQDADLEQNLPVKEVLSSLQVDFLLPYSQLLLSFRGELPDCCLALGLRSGPTRWYIFSEAEELRQTRTELTALVQVREQDEIQLTAQAADSNTDPEPPSTPQLLPRSLINSWELEESQGAQGGYPAHLLPTSSSSDSATDTQSLPLDILSQRDEPSLPSLLFLTHRHLWVLKMDFRELAERERSNADLHHSSSSSSWCRLVRVPLSSVMLHPRERAPRFGGRTSYTSCLGPNHHQRKSHTVELLLGNQRLLLLFPLSQDRSSFLGELSQQRGSLEGLKLLALAQTCPHQGEHTHERCTSRDQCCCSRKSHNSSSWDSSHLQLEENQPSPHLIPGLSPGLKLLVGLRGQQLLAFFHKYIALSEAEEVRQVLWLSVVLYKSPEAELTCCLLLSNDTIYFLLEDSASTLGHHSVLEITDSGDPDVCLCCCLSIRLSELLSVNVGLFDQYFRVVGRSADHIVCCLSRDSYGTGVFLQELMSALSLQQQQLPPPEPSDQDFYSQFTNTNTGKMQNYELVHSSRVKFIYPSEEEMGDLTFIVAERKTLGSASPSSSRSFNVLLYLLVFQVQIPSSLPSQGSTLSGASSTSGSAPSPVLQPRTLILTSTDVFLLDEDYISHPLPDFAKEPPSRERYQLCEARRIRDLDRVLLGYQTYPQALTLVFDDLPGPDLLCHLTMDHFAAGGEEALPRGSGAGGGAEGEVQWCVFVPGADSRERLISLLARQWEALCSRELPVELTG; translated from the exons ATGGAGCCCGGGCCTTTCCCACGGGATCTGCCgcagagacaagtgtgtgtcgTCGGCTCGGAGCTGGTGGAGAACTACACT GTTTACATCATTGAGGTGATGGATGGAGAGCACAGATGGACGGTGAAGCACCGTTACAGTGACTTCCACGACCTGCACGAGAAA CTGGCGGCAGAAAAGAAGGTTGACCGACGGCTGCTTCCTCCTAAAAAGATTTTGGGAAAGAACTCAAAGAGTCTGGTGGAGCGGCGTcagaaggagctggagctgtACCTGCAGACGCTGCTGCAGCAGTTCCCACAGGCCACGCCCACTCCGCTCGCCTCCTTCCTTCACTTTCACCTTTAT GAAATCAACGGCATCACAGCAGCACTGGCTGAGGAGCTGTTCCATAAAG gtgagcagctgctgcaggctggCGAGGTGTTTTCTCTCCACCCGCTGCAGCTTTACTCCGTAACTCAGCAGCTGCGTCTGGCCAAACCAACCTGCTGCAATGGAGACGCCAAAACCGACCTCGGACACATCCTCGACTTCACGTGCAGGCTGCGATACCTCAAG ATCTCTGGTACCAGTGGTCCAGTTGGAACCAGTAACATCCAGGAGAACAGTCTCCCCTTCGACCTGTCCGTTTTCAAATCTTTGCTGCAGATTGAG ATCAGTCAGTGCAGCTCGCAGCAGATTCAAGGTTTATCTTCTCTGAGGTCGAGTCTGGCGACCATGAGTATCCACCACTGCTCGGAAACAATGACG TCGATCCTGGTCCCGGAGGCGAGCGAGTTCTCACAGTGGGAGCCTGAGGGGGCGGAGTCTGGTTGTCCCGTCACTGCTGTCATCCCTGTGTGGAAAAACCTGACCACGCTGGACATGAGCCACAACAGCATCAGCACCATCGATAGCTCAGTG AAACTGATTCGACAAGTGGAGTTTCTGGATCTGAGTCACAACCAGCTGACCTCAGTGGAAAATCTCCAG caccTGTACAACCTGGTCCACGTGGATCTGTCCTATAACAGCCTGCGGGTCCTTGAGGCTGCTCACACCCGTCTGGGCAACATAAAAACCCTCAGCCTGGCTGGAAACCAACTGGACCGGCTCACCGGCCTCACCAAGCTCTACTCTCTGGTCAACCTGGACCTCAGCCACAACCAGCTCGCCCAG TTGGAGGAGATCAGGAACATCTGCTCTCTGCCGTGTCTGGAGAAACTAAACCTGTCCAGTAATCCCATGTGCATCATCCCAGACTACAGAACCAAAGTGCTGGCCCAGTTtggagacagagcagcagag GTTTGTCTGGACAGTAATGTGACGACAGAGAAGGAGCTGGACACAGTGGAGGTGTTGAAAGCCATTCAGAAAGCCAAAGAAGTCAAAGACAGGATGAGCAGCAGCGACAAGAAG ATCAGTGAGGAGACCAggctgtctgctgctgcacctcctcacctctcctcctcctctcccccctcctcctcctcctcctcctcctcctcctcctgctgctcctctgctcttgctcctcctgctgtcacctcctcttcctcctcttcctcttctactTCCGCCTCTTCCTGTCCGGCCCAGCAGGCTGCCTGCCCCAGCCAAG AAGTGACGAtaagagaagaagctgcagtttcCCCCAGTGTTCTCCCTCCTGTGGCCGCTGCACCTCCCCCCGAAAGCtttaacaccaacacacacctcCCGTCTGCTGAACCCACCCAGGTCACT AGACAACAACcgactgtctgtctgactgaacacacaaactgtggcGCTCCGTCAAGTATTACTTCCACTACTAccagtactactactactactactaccgctgctgccgctgccgctgctgctgctactgctagTTCTGTCTG ctgcctctgctcctcttcctcctcccgaCCAGTTGAAATTAGTTGCGCGACGTGCAGCGCCACCTGGTGTCCTCTACTTCCTTCTCacttgctctccctctcctccaacAAAGACTTCACTACTCACctctctcagtgtctcagtgccactctgaaagaggagaagaagaagagaaacgagcaggaggagaggaaggatgtGACAAGGTCTGAATGCAATGAGGTTCAGTCCCATGAGGAGAGCACAGAGTTGGACAGTCCCAG TCCCGGCTCCGGGGACGGATACTTTGAGATGGGTCTGGATGACTCTGTGGAGGAGTTGGTCTGCTCCTCCTCTATGTCGCTCACTGTTCCTTCTGCAGAGGAGCCCGGCGGCCACCCGGGGGAGCCGTGTgcagaagagcaggaggagatgcACATCAGTAGGGTTCTGTGGTGCTACTGCCttcaggtagaggaggaggtggagcagagggaggcgTGCCTGGTGCTGACAGACCGACTCTTGGGAATACTGCACCTATCAAATAGTTTCTCATGGACCAATCAGGAcgcag ACCTAGAGCAGAATCTGCCTGTGAAGGAGGTGCTGTCGAGCCTGCAGGTGGACTTCCTGCTGCCGTACTCCCAGCTCCTGCTGTCCTTCCGAGGCGAGCTCCCTGACTGCTGCCTCGCCTTGGGGCTCCGGTCTGGTCCAACTCGCTGGTACATTTTCTCCGAGGCTGAGGAGCTCCGGCAGACCAGGACCGAGCTGACGGCGCTGGTGCAGGTCAGAGAGCAGGATGAGATCCAACTCACTGCACAG GCTGCAGATTCCAACACTGACCCTGAGCCCCCAAGtactcctcagctcctcccccGTTCGCTCATCAACTCCTGGGAGCTAGAGGAGAGTCAGGGAGCGCAGGGAGGCTACCCTGCCCACCTCCTTcccacctcatcctcctccgACTCTGCCACCGACACACAATCCCTCCCGTTGGACATCCTATCCCAGAGAGACGAACCCagcctcccttctctcctcttcctcacccacCGACACCTCTGGGTTCTGAAGATGGACTTCAGAGAgttggcagagagagaaaggagcaacGCTGAcctccatcactcctcctcctcctcctcctggtgcagactAGTCCGTGTGCCCCTCAGCTCAGTGATGCTTCATCCCAGAGAGAGAGCTCCTCGGTTCGGGGGCAGAACCAGCTACACCTCCTGCCTCGGCCCAAACCACCACCAGAG GAAGAGTCACAccgtggagctgctgctgggaaatcagaggctgctgctgctcttccctCTGTCTCAGGACAGGAGCTCCTTCTTGGGGGAGCTGAGCCAGCAGAGAGGCtctctggaggggctgaaaTTGTTGGCCCTGGCCCAAACCTGTCCACACCAAGGAgaacatacacatg AACGATGCACATCGAGAGACCAGTGCTGTTGTAGCAGGAAATCACACAACTCCAGCAG ctGGGACTCCTCTCATCTCCAGCTGGAGGAGAACCAGCCGTCCCCTCACCTCATCCCAGGTCTCTCCCCAGGACTAAAGCTCCTGGTTGGCCTCAGAGGACAGCAGCTGCTGGCCTTCTTCCACAAATATATAGCACTG TCTGAGGCGGAGGAGGTGAGACAGGTCTTGTGGCTGTCTGTGGTTCTCTACAAGTCTCCAGAGGCTGAGCTCACTTGctgtctgctgctctccaaTGACACGATCTACTTCCTGTTGGAAGACTCCGCCTCCACCCTCGGTCATCActcag TGTTGGAGATAACAGACTCTGGAGatccagatgtgtgtctgtgctgctgtctgtcCATCAGACTGTCTGAGCTGCTGTCTGTCAATGTTGGACTTTTCGACCAGTACTTCAGAGTTGTAG GTCGTTCAGCCGATCACATCGTGTGCTGTCTCAGCAGGGACAGTTATGGGACGGGCGTCTTTCTTCAGGAGCTGATGTCAGCGctcagtctgcagcagcagcagcttcctcctccagagccaTCAGATCAGGACTTCTACTCCCAgttcaccaacacaaacacag gtaaGATGCAGAACTACGAGCTGGTCCACAGCAGCCGGGTGAAGTTTATTTACCccagtgaggaggagatgggagaCCTGACCTTCATTGTGGCAGAGAGGAAGACTCTGGGCAGTGCATCGCCTTCATCATCACGCTCCTTTAATGTCCTGCTCTATCTGCTGGTTTTCCAG GTCCAGATTCCCAGCAGTCTTCCCAGCCAAGGCTCCACCCTTTCAGGGGCCTCCTCCACTTCAGGCTCAGCCCCGTCTCCCGTTCTCCAGCCCAGGACCCTGATCCTGACCAGCACCGACGTGTTCCTACTGGACGAGGACTACATCAGCCATCCTCTGCCGGACTTCGCAAAAGAACCTCCCTCCAG ggagCGGTACCAGCTGTGTGAGGCCCGAAGGATCCGGGACCTGGACCGCGTCCTGCTGGGCTACCAGACGTACCCTCAGGCTCTGACACTGGTGTTCGATGACCTGCCCGGTCCTGACTTGCTCTGCCACCTCACCATGGACCATTTTGCGGCAGGAGGGGAAGAAGCCCTGCCCAGAGGCAGCGGAGCTGGCGGGGGGGCCGAGGGTGAGGTCCAGTGGTGCGTCTTCGTCCCAGGAGCCGACAGCAGAGAGAGGCTGATCTCGCTACTCGCTCGCCAGTGGGAGGCACTGTGCAGCCGGGAACTTCCTGTGGAGCTCACCGGCTGA
- the nisch gene encoding nischarin isoform X2, producing the protein MEPGPFPRDLPQRQVCVVGSELVENYTVYIIEVMDGEHRWTVKHRYSDFHDLHEKLAAEKKVDRRLLPPKKILGKNSKSLVERRQKELELYLQTLLQQFPQATPTPLASFLHFHLYEINGITAALAEELFHKGEQLLQAGEVFSLHPLQLYSVTQQLRLAKPTCCNGDAKTDLGHILDFTCRLRYLKISGTSGPVGTSNIQENSLPFDLSVFKSLLQIEISQCSSQQIQGLSSLRSSLATMSIHHCSETMTSILVPEASEFSQWEPEGAESGCPVTAVIPVWKNLTTLDMSHNSISTIDSSVKLIRQVEFLDLSHNQLTSVENLQHLYNLVHVDLSYNSLRVLEAAHTRLGNIKTLSLAGNQLDRLTGLTKLYSLVNLDLSHNQLAQLEEIRNICSLPCLEKLNLSSNPMCIIPDYRTKVLAQFGDRAAEVCLDSNVTTEKELDTVEVLKAIQKAKEVKDRMSSSDKKISEETRLSAAAPPHLSSSSPPSSSSSSSSSSCCSSALAPPAVTSSSSSSSSTSASSCPAQQAACPSQEVTIREEAAVSPSVLPPVAAAPPPESFNTNTHLPSAEPTQVTRQQPTVCLTEHTNCGAPSSITSTTTSTTTTTTTAAAAAAAAATASSVCCLCSSSSSRPVEISCATCSATWCPLLPSHLLSLSSNKDFTTHLSQCLSATLKEEKKKRNEQEERKDVTRSECNEVQSHEESTELDSPSPGSGDGYFEMGLDDSVEELVCSSSMSLTVPSAEEPGGHPGEPCAEEQEEMHISRVLWCYCLQVEEEVEQREACLVLTDRLLGILHLSNSFSWTNQDADLEQNLPVKEVLSSLQVDFLLPYSQLLLSFRGELPDCCLALGLRSGPTRWYIFSEAEELRQTRTELTALVQAADSNTDPEPPSTPQLLPRSLINSWELEESQGAQGGYPAHLLPTSSSSDSATDTQSLPLDILSQRDEPSLPSLLFLTHRHLWVLKMDFRELAERERSNADLHHSSSSSSWCRLVRVPLSSVMLHPRERAPRFGGRTSYTSCLGPNHHQRKSHTVELLLGNQRLLLLFPLSQDRSSFLGELSQQRGSLEGLKLLALAQTCPHQGEHTHERCTSRDQCCCSRKSHNSSSWDSSHLQLEENQPSPHLIPGLSPGLKLLVGLRGQQLLAFFHKYIALSEAEEVRQVLWLSVVLYKSPEAELTCCLLLSNDTIYFLLEDSASTLGHHSVLEITDSGDPDVCLCCCLSIRLSELLSVNVGLFDQYFRVVGRSADHIVCCLSRDSYGTGVFLQELMSALSLQQQQLPPPEPSDQDFYSQFTNTNTGKMQNYELVHSSRVKFIYPSEEEMGDLTFIVAERKTLGSASPSSSRSFNVLLYLLVFQVQIPSSLPSQGSTLSGASSTSGSAPSPVLQPRTLILTSTDVFLLDEDYISHPLPDFAKEPPSRERYQLCEARRIRDLDRVLLGYQTYPQALTLVFDDLPGPDLLCHLTMDHFAAGGEEALPRGSGAGGGAEGEVQWCVFVPGADSRERLISLLARQWEALCSRELPVELTG; encoded by the exons ATGGAGCCCGGGCCTTTCCCACGGGATCTGCCgcagagacaagtgtgtgtcgTCGGCTCGGAGCTGGTGGAGAACTACACT GTTTACATCATTGAGGTGATGGATGGAGAGCACAGATGGACGGTGAAGCACCGTTACAGTGACTTCCACGACCTGCACGAGAAA CTGGCGGCAGAAAAGAAGGTTGACCGACGGCTGCTTCCTCCTAAAAAGATTTTGGGAAAGAACTCAAAGAGTCTGGTGGAGCGGCGTcagaaggagctggagctgtACCTGCAGACGCTGCTGCAGCAGTTCCCACAGGCCACGCCCACTCCGCTCGCCTCCTTCCTTCACTTTCACCTTTAT GAAATCAACGGCATCACAGCAGCACTGGCTGAGGAGCTGTTCCATAAAG gtgagcagctgctgcaggctggCGAGGTGTTTTCTCTCCACCCGCTGCAGCTTTACTCCGTAACTCAGCAGCTGCGTCTGGCCAAACCAACCTGCTGCAATGGAGACGCCAAAACCGACCTCGGACACATCCTCGACTTCACGTGCAGGCTGCGATACCTCAAG ATCTCTGGTACCAGTGGTCCAGTTGGAACCAGTAACATCCAGGAGAACAGTCTCCCCTTCGACCTGTCCGTTTTCAAATCTTTGCTGCAGATTGAG ATCAGTCAGTGCAGCTCGCAGCAGATTCAAGGTTTATCTTCTCTGAGGTCGAGTCTGGCGACCATGAGTATCCACCACTGCTCGGAAACAATGACG TCGATCCTGGTCCCGGAGGCGAGCGAGTTCTCACAGTGGGAGCCTGAGGGGGCGGAGTCTGGTTGTCCCGTCACTGCTGTCATCCCTGTGTGGAAAAACCTGACCACGCTGGACATGAGCCACAACAGCATCAGCACCATCGATAGCTCAGTG AAACTGATTCGACAAGTGGAGTTTCTGGATCTGAGTCACAACCAGCTGACCTCAGTGGAAAATCTCCAG caccTGTACAACCTGGTCCACGTGGATCTGTCCTATAACAGCCTGCGGGTCCTTGAGGCTGCTCACACCCGTCTGGGCAACATAAAAACCCTCAGCCTGGCTGGAAACCAACTGGACCGGCTCACCGGCCTCACCAAGCTCTACTCTCTGGTCAACCTGGACCTCAGCCACAACCAGCTCGCCCAG TTGGAGGAGATCAGGAACATCTGCTCTCTGCCGTGTCTGGAGAAACTAAACCTGTCCAGTAATCCCATGTGCATCATCCCAGACTACAGAACCAAAGTGCTGGCCCAGTTtggagacagagcagcagag GTTTGTCTGGACAGTAATGTGACGACAGAGAAGGAGCTGGACACAGTGGAGGTGTTGAAAGCCATTCAGAAAGCCAAAGAAGTCAAAGACAGGATGAGCAGCAGCGACAAGAAG ATCAGTGAGGAGACCAggctgtctgctgctgcacctcctcacctctcctcctcctctcccccctcctcctcctcctcctcctcctcctcctcctgctgctcctctgctcttgctcctcctgctgtcacctcctcttcctcctcttcctcttctactTCCGCCTCTTCCTGTCCGGCCCAGCAGGCTGCCTGCCCCAGCCAAG AAGTGACGAtaagagaagaagctgcagtttcCCCCAGTGTTCTCCCTCCTGTGGCCGCTGCACCTCCCCCCGAAAGCtttaacaccaacacacacctcCCGTCTGCTGAACCCACCCAGGTCACT AGACAACAACcgactgtctgtctgactgaacacacaaactgtggcGCTCCGTCAAGTATTACTTCCACTACTAccagtactactactactactactaccgctgctgccgctgccgctgctgctgctactgctagTTCTGTCTG ctgcctctgctcctcttcctcctcccgaCCAGTTGAAATTAGTTGCGCGACGTGCAGCGCCACCTGGTGTCCTCTACTTCCTTCTCacttgctctccctctcctccaacAAAGACTTCACTACTCACctctctcagtgtctcagtgccactctgaaagaggagaagaagaagagaaacgagcaggaggagaggaaggatgtGACAAGGTCTGAATGCAATGAGGTTCAGTCCCATGAGGAGAGCACAGAGTTGGACAGTCCCAG TCCCGGCTCCGGGGACGGATACTTTGAGATGGGTCTGGATGACTCTGTGGAGGAGTTGGTCTGCTCCTCCTCTATGTCGCTCACTGTTCCTTCTGCAGAGGAGCCCGGCGGCCACCCGGGGGAGCCGTGTgcagaagagcaggaggagatgcACATCAGTAGGGTTCTGTGGTGCTACTGCCttcaggtagaggaggaggtggagcagagggaggcgTGCCTGGTGCTGACAGACCGACTCTTGGGAATACTGCACCTATCAAATAGTTTCTCATGGACCAATCAGGAcgcag ACCTAGAGCAGAATCTGCCTGTGAAGGAGGTGCTGTCGAGCCTGCAGGTGGACTTCCTGCTGCCGTACTCCCAGCTCCTGCTGTCCTTCCGAGGCGAGCTCCCTGACTGCTGCCTCGCCTTGGGGCTCCGGTCTGGTCCAACTCGCTGGTACATTTTCTCCGAGGCTGAGGAGCTCCGGCAGACCAGGACCGAGCTGACGGCGCTGGTGCAG GCTGCAGATTCCAACACTGACCCTGAGCCCCCAAGtactcctcagctcctcccccGTTCGCTCATCAACTCCTGGGAGCTAGAGGAGAGTCAGGGAGCGCAGGGAGGCTACCCTGCCCACCTCCTTcccacctcatcctcctccgACTCTGCCACCGACACACAATCCCTCCCGTTGGACATCCTATCCCAGAGAGACGAACCCagcctcccttctctcctcttcctcacccacCGACACCTCTGGGTTCTGAAGATGGACTTCAGAGAgttggcagagagagaaaggagcaacGCTGAcctccatcactcctcctcctcctcctcctggtgcagactAGTCCGTGTGCCCCTCAGCTCAGTGATGCTTCATCCCAGAGAGAGAGCTCCTCGGTTCGGGGGCAGAACCAGCTACACCTCCTGCCTCGGCCCAAACCACCACCAGAG GAAGAGTCACAccgtggagctgctgctgggaaatcagaggctgctgctgctcttccctCTGTCTCAGGACAGGAGCTCCTTCTTGGGGGAGCTGAGCCAGCAGAGAGGCtctctggaggggctgaaaTTGTTGGCCCTGGCCCAAACCTGTCCACACCAAGGAgaacatacacatg AACGATGCACATCGAGAGACCAGTGCTGTTGTAGCAGGAAATCACACAACTCCAGCAG ctGGGACTCCTCTCATCTCCAGCTGGAGGAGAACCAGCCGTCCCCTCACCTCATCCCAGGTCTCTCCCCAGGACTAAAGCTCCTGGTTGGCCTCAGAGGACAGCAGCTGCTGGCCTTCTTCCACAAATATATAGCACTG TCTGAGGCGGAGGAGGTGAGACAGGTCTTGTGGCTGTCTGTGGTTCTCTACAAGTCTCCAGAGGCTGAGCTCACTTGctgtctgctgctctccaaTGACACGATCTACTTCCTGTTGGAAGACTCCGCCTCCACCCTCGGTCATCActcag TGTTGGAGATAACAGACTCTGGAGatccagatgtgtgtctgtgctgctgtctgtcCATCAGACTGTCTGAGCTGCTGTCTGTCAATGTTGGACTTTTCGACCAGTACTTCAGAGTTGTAG GTCGTTCAGCCGATCACATCGTGTGCTGTCTCAGCAGGGACAGTTATGGGACGGGCGTCTTTCTTCAGGAGCTGATGTCAGCGctcagtctgcagcagcagcagcttcctcctccagagccaTCAGATCAGGACTTCTACTCCCAgttcaccaacacaaacacag gtaaGATGCAGAACTACGAGCTGGTCCACAGCAGCCGGGTGAAGTTTATTTACCccagtgaggaggagatgggagaCCTGACCTTCATTGTGGCAGAGAGGAAGACTCTGGGCAGTGCATCGCCTTCATCATCACGCTCCTTTAATGTCCTGCTCTATCTGCTGGTTTTCCAG GTCCAGATTCCCAGCAGTCTTCCCAGCCAAGGCTCCACCCTTTCAGGGGCCTCCTCCACTTCAGGCTCAGCCCCGTCTCCCGTTCTCCAGCCCAGGACCCTGATCCTGACCAGCACCGACGTGTTCCTACTGGACGAGGACTACATCAGCCATCCTCTGCCGGACTTCGCAAAAGAACCTCCCTCCAG ggagCGGTACCAGCTGTGTGAGGCCCGAAGGATCCGGGACCTGGACCGCGTCCTGCTGGGCTACCAGACGTACCCTCAGGCTCTGACACTGGTGTTCGATGACCTGCCCGGTCCTGACTTGCTCTGCCACCTCACCATGGACCATTTTGCGGCAGGAGGGGAAGAAGCCCTGCCCAGAGGCAGCGGAGCTGGCGGGGGGGCCGAGGGTGAGGTCCAGTGGTGCGTCTTCGTCCCAGGAGCCGACAGCAGAGAGAGGCTGATCTCGCTACTCGCTCGCCAGTGGGAGGCACTGTGCAGCCGGGAACTTCCTGTGGAGCTCACCGGCTGA